The Oxalobacteraceae bacterium OTU3CINTB1 genome includes a window with the following:
- a CDS encoding sigma-70 family RNA polymerase sigma factor — translation MPPTTDTDGAIFETLRPRLQAISRRIVGSEAEAEDVVQDCFLKWQSVEQAALATPAAWLTTVVRHQSIDRLRKRARDMAAARHAMELAPGVPSATPEDGLLRRAELGEALARMLSRLAPSERLALVLHEVLECEHADIAAALGTTTVNARQYLARARRRLREERAEAPASDKLCRELIRRFQAAINGRDVPAMVTLLGDEQPVSVIASPLPRLRAGASANDAVYHPCHPCRPALAA, via the coding sequence ATGCCACCGACCACCGATACCGACGGCGCGATATTCGAAACGCTGCGCCCGCGCCTGCAAGCGATCAGCCGCCGCATCGTCGGTAGCGAAGCGGAAGCCGAGGACGTCGTGCAGGATTGTTTTCTCAAGTGGCAAAGCGTCGAACAGGCGGCGCTGGCGACGCCGGCCGCATGGCTGACCACCGTCGTGCGACATCAGTCGATCGACCGCCTGCGCAAACGCGCGCGGGACATGGCGGCGGCGCGCCACGCGATGGAGCTGGCGCCCGGGGTGCCGTCCGCGACGCCTGAGGATGGCTTGCTGCGGCGCGCCGAGCTGGGCGAGGCGCTGGCCCGGATGCTGTCGCGCCTGGCGCCATCCGAACGCCTGGCGCTGGTGCTGCATGAAGTATTGGAATGCGAACACGCGGACATCGCGGCGGCACTCGGCACGACGACGGTGAACGCGCGCCAATACCTGGCGCGCGCAAGGCGGCGCTTACGGGAGGAGCGCGCGGAAGCGCCCGCCAGCGACAAGCTGTGCCGCGAGTTGATACGCCGCTTCCAGGCAGCGATCAACGGCCGCGACGTGCCGGCGATGGTGACACTGCTCGGTGACGAGCAGCCGGTGTCGGTGATCGCCTCGCCATTGCCGCGGCTGCGCGCCGGCGCCAGCGCCAACGACGCCGTCTACCACCCCTGCCACCCGTGCCGCCCCGCCCTGGCCGCTTAA
- the clpP gene encoding ATP-dependent Clp endopeptidase proteolytic subunit ClpP: MTANFPLGLGLVPTVVEQTGRGERAFDIYSRLLKERVIFLVGEVTEQSANLIVAQLLFLESEDPNKDISLYINSPGGSVYAGLAVYDTMQFIKPDVSTLCTGFAASMGSFLLAAGAPGKRYALPNARIMIHQPHGGSQGVASDIEIQAREVLYLRHRLNTIYAERTGQTLERIEKDSDRDHFMSAAQGAEYGLIDKVLATRDAD; this comes from the coding sequence ATGACTGCGAATTTCCCCCTTGGACTGGGCTTGGTGCCCACCGTCGTCGAACAAACGGGACGCGGCGAGCGCGCCTTCGACATCTACTCGCGCCTGCTAAAGGAGCGCGTGATCTTCCTGGTCGGCGAGGTGACCGAGCAATCGGCCAACCTGATCGTTGCGCAGTTGCTGTTCCTGGAGTCGGAGGATCCCAACAAGGATATTTCACTGTACATCAATTCGCCCGGCGGCTCGGTGTACGCCGGCCTGGCCGTCTACGACACCATGCAGTTCATCAAGCCGGACGTGTCCACCTTGTGCACCGGCTTTGCCGCCAGCATGGGCTCCTTCCTGCTGGCGGCGGGCGCGCCCGGCAAGCGCTACGCATTGCCCAACGCCCGCATCATGATCCACCAGCCGCATGGCGGATCGCAGGGCGTGGCATCCGACATCGAGATCCAGGCGCGCGAGGTGCTGTACCTGCGCCACCGCCTCAACACCATCTATGCCGAACGCACCGGACAGACGCTGGAGCGGATCGAGAAGGATTCGGACCGCGACCACTTCATGTCAGCCGCGCAGGGTGCGGAATACGGCCTGATCGACAAGGTGCTGGCGACGCGCGACGCCGATTGA
- a CDS encoding ABC transporter ATP-binding protein, which produces MIELSNIRKTYRQGGNEIHALDGIDLRVAPGEFVAIMGPSGSGKSTLLNVLGALDRPDAGRYRLAQDEISALDDDAASDVRNRRIGFVFQSFHLLPRLTVLENVLLPQRYARHADTGAAERAVALLERIGLGQRIGHLPGQLSGGQLQRAAIARALLNQPALLLADEPTGNLDSRSAADVLELLRELHAGGQTLVLVTHDPAIAAGAQRTIHLRDGRIAEGGA; this is translated from the coding sequence ATGATCGAGCTTAGCAATATTCGCAAGACCTACCGCCAGGGCGGTAACGAGATCCACGCGCTGGATGGCATCGACTTGCGGGTGGCGCCCGGCGAGTTCGTCGCCATCATGGGGCCGTCCGGTTCCGGCAAGTCGACCTTGCTCAACGTGCTCGGCGCGCTCGACCGCCCGGACGCCGGCCGCTATCGCCTGGCGCAGGACGAGATCAGCGCCCTCGACGACGACGCCGCCTCCGATGTGCGCAACCGCCGCATCGGCTTCGTGTTCCAGTCCTTCCATTTGCTGCCGCGCTTGACCGTGCTGGAGAACGTGCTGCTGCCGCAGCGCTATGCCCGCCACGCCGACACCGGCGCCGCCGAGCGCGCCGTGGCGCTGCTCGAACGCATCGGCCTGGGCCAGCGCATCGGCCACTTGCCCGGCCAGCTGTCCGGCGGCCAGTTGCAGCGCGCCGCCATCGCCCGCGCCCTGTTGAATCAGCCGGCCCTGCTGCTGGCCGACGAGCCGACCGGCAACCTCGATTCGCGCAGCGCGGCCGACGTGCTCGAGCTGCTGCGCGAATTGCACGCCGGCGGCCAGACGCTGGTGCTGGTCACCCACGATCCGGCCATCGCCGCGGGCGCGCAGCGCACCATCCATTTGCGCGACGGCCGCATCGCCGAAGGCGGGGCGTGA
- a CDS encoding HlyD family efflux transporter periplasmic adaptor subunit has product MRRATLALSAVALLALAAAAALGLDAGPAGAGPALASAPATGKADTVIKADAAATNALRRRPVLLTGEVEALDSQTITVPPSHSAPLTLRNFVAEGTHVKAGDVVLRIETGGAANIDRLETELEQARARAEKETATLEVAAVEAEKALVTAQAALAKAKVEAALPKTQISVLDYDRHQAAFGNATRDLAIKRDADASAREAVGRRREDGQLEVKKLQINLAFQIAQLAQSEVRAARDGVVVHGYSPWMGQRFEEGSSAWPGNAAGVVLGNGEMAVTAWALEADRPYLSEGQSVSLRFDALPATATAAVTGKIKSITSAPEARASWGLGRYFRIKIALPAGHGLPLVAGMSALIEPLAAKAPPPAPAPGDEALTVEGEIASRGALPVTPPNIPNVWEYKLAQIAPEGSMVEAGQQIAQFESNDVTTRLSTQQGALNEKLRALDKLKLDQTEADRAGELAVAEAQSNADKADRKATMPKELIRRVDYDKLVIERVEKNQLAKLALVQHQAQMRARHAERAGLQAEIAQQQTQIAAMVKGQAGLKVVAPRRGLVVYRVGFDGQKFSAGSQVWVGLTVATLADPEQLYIAANVPEALSSRVRVGQAARVTVPGSNQTLNAHVVGLGRAFHGKSTAQPSIVRDVELQFDGGTSGLKPGAAVQAVLVADAARPAENKR; this is encoded by the coding sequence GTGAGGCGCGCCACCCTGGCGCTGTCGGCCGTCGCGTTGCTGGCGCTGGCCGCCGCCGCCGCGCTCGGTCTCGATGCCGGCCCGGCCGGGGCCGGGCCTGCGCTCGCTTCAGCGCCCGCCACGGGCAAGGCCGACACCGTCATCAAGGCCGACGCCGCCGCCACCAACGCTCTGCGGCGCCGCCCCGTTCTGCTCACCGGTGAAGTGGAGGCGCTGGATTCGCAAACCATTACCGTGCCGCCGTCGCACTCGGCGCCACTGACCCTGCGCAATTTCGTTGCCGAGGGCACCCACGTCAAAGCCGGCGACGTGGTGCTGCGCATCGAGACCGGCGGCGCCGCCAACATCGACCGGCTCGAAACCGAGCTGGAGCAGGCACGCGCGCGCGCCGAAAAGGAAACCGCCACCCTGGAAGTGGCCGCCGTCGAGGCCGAGAAGGCGCTGGTGACCGCGCAGGCCGCGCTGGCCAAGGCCAAGGTCGAGGCGGCGCTGCCGAAGACGCAGATTTCGGTGCTGGACTACGACCGCCACCAGGCCGCGTTCGGAAACGCCACACGCGACCTGGCGATCAAGCGCGACGCCGACGCCAGCGCGCGCGAGGCGGTCGGCCGGCGCCGCGAAGACGGCCAGCTGGAAGTCAAGAAGCTGCAAATCAACCTGGCGTTCCAGATCGCCCAGCTGGCGCAATCGGAAGTGCGCGCCGCGCGCGACGGCGTGGTCGTGCACGGCTATAGCCCGTGGATGGGCCAGCGCTTCGAAGAAGGGTCGTCGGCCTGGCCGGGCAACGCCGCCGGCGTGGTGCTGGGCAACGGCGAGATGGCCGTCACCGCCTGGGCGCTGGAGGCCGACCGGCCCTACCTGTCCGAGGGACAATCGGTGAGCCTGCGCTTCGATGCCTTGCCGGCCACTGCGACCGCCGCCGTCACCGGCAAGATCAAGTCCATCACCAGCGCGCCGGAAGCGCGCGCGAGCTGGGGCCTGGGGCGCTACTTCCGCATCAAGATCGCGCTGCCGGCCGGACACGGGCTGCCACTGGTGGCGGGCATGAGCGCCTTGATCGAACCGCTCGCGGCCAAAGCGCCACCGCCGGCGCCGGCGCCGGGGGACGAGGCGCTCACGGTCGAGGGCGAAATCGCCTCGCGTGGCGCGCTGCCGGTAACGCCGCCGAACATTCCCAACGTGTGGGAGTATAAGCTGGCGCAGATCGCGCCCGAAGGTTCCATGGTCGAGGCCGGGCAGCAGATCGCGCAGTTCGAATCGAACGACGTCACCACCCGGCTGAGCACGCAACAGGGCGCGCTCAATGAAAAGCTGCGCGCGCTCGATAAGCTCAAGCTCGACCAGACCGAGGCCGACCGCGCGGGCGAACTGGCCGTGGCGGAGGCCCAAAGCAATGCCGACAAGGCCGACCGCAAGGCCACCATGCCGAAGGAACTAATACGGCGCGTCGACTACGACAAGCTGGTGATCGAGCGCGTCGAGAAAAACCAGCTGGCCAAGCTGGCGCTGGTCCAGCATCAGGCGCAAATGCGCGCCCGCCACGCCGAGCGCGCCGGCCTGCAGGCCGAGATCGCGCAGCAGCAGACCCAGATCGCAGCGATGGTCAAAGGCCAGGCGGGCCTGAAGGTGGTGGCGCCGCGCAGGGGGCTGGTGGTCTATCGTGTCGGCTTCGACGGCCAGAAATTCAGCGCCGGCAGCCAGGTGTGGGTGGGGCTGACGGTGGCCACGCTGGCCGACCCCGAACAGTTGTACATCGCCGCCAACGTGCCCGAGGCGCTGTCGTCGCGGGTCCGCGTGGGACAGGCGGCGCGCGTGACGGTACCGGGCAGCAACCAGACCTTGAACGCGCACGTGGTCGGGCTGGGCCGCGCCTTCCACGGCAAATCGACCGCCCAGCCGAGCATCGTGCGCGATGTCGAGTTGCAGTTCGACGGCGGCACCAGCGGACTTAAACCGGGCGCGGCGGTGCAGGCGGTGCTGGTCGCCGACGCCGCCCGTCCAGCGGAGAACAAACGATGA
- a CDS encoding secretion protein HlyD has protein sequence MRRDARRPQAITLAVAFSMSVFLAACGGDTTSSGAAAETLAPRPWLETLAVDGEIKAAASTPLNVPGNNWSRRVLIDMVADGSSVEKGQVVARFDSPQSRMELSQAELELLRKTLAEQTSASAASVERDKLAGDRAKVEDDLGLSRRYASVDLSIFPRNDILDALADVGFLTTKRTYLAWKGGQAQARTAAQDAVLHSQRDSVVRTAAQQRDSLAALELVAPHDGVFLLTAKWDGTKAEIGSTQVANQEFGSLPDLNQLVAHFSVAEGQVFGLKTGLPVRVRLAGTGTELTLKVTRVGSNASTTSQESPVKYSDFDAAIDTATARKLGLKPGQALRGTVELVAQPAALTVPNIALVQDGAGYVVYTEEDGKQVRRKVELGQRGPVRSELKSGVAAGARIVLLPPAATEKS, from the coding sequence ATGAGGCGCGACGCACGCAGGCCGCAGGCAATCACCCTGGCGGTGGCCTTCTCGATGAGCGTCTTCCTGGCCGCCTGCGGTGGCGACACGACGTCATCCGGCGCCGCCGCCGAGACGCTGGCACCACGTCCATGGCTGGAGACATTGGCCGTCGATGGCGAGATCAAGGCCGCCGCCAGCACGCCGCTCAACGTACCCGGCAACAACTGGAGCCGGCGCGTGCTCATCGATATGGTGGCCGACGGCAGCAGCGTGGAAAAAGGCCAGGTCGTGGCGCGCTTCGACTCGCCGCAATCGCGCATGGAATTGTCGCAGGCCGAGCTGGAACTGCTGCGCAAGACCCTGGCCGAGCAGACCAGCGCGAGCGCCGCCAGCGTCGAGCGCGACAAGCTGGCCGGCGACCGCGCCAAGGTCGAGGACGATCTGGGCCTGAGCCGGCGCTACGCCAGTGTCGACCTGAGCATCTTCCCCCGCAACGACATTCTGGACGCGCTGGCCGACGTCGGCTTCCTGACCACCAAGCGCACCTACCTGGCGTGGAAGGGCGGGCAGGCGCAGGCGCGCACGGCCGCGCAGGACGCGGTGCTGCACTCGCAGCGCGACAGCGTGGTGCGGACCGCCGCGCAACAGCGCGACAGCCTGGCCGCGCTGGAACTGGTGGCGCCGCACGACGGCGTGTTCCTGCTGACGGCCAAGTGGGACGGCACGAAGGCGGAGATCGGCTCGACCCAGGTGGCGAACCAGGAGTTCGGCTCGCTGCCCGACCTGAACCAGCTGGTGGCCCATTTCAGCGTGGCCGAGGGGCAGGTCTTCGGCCTGAAGACCGGGCTGCCGGTGCGGGTGCGCCTGGCCGGCACCGGCACCGAGCTCACGCTCAAGGTGACGCGCGTCGGCAGCAACGCCAGCACCACCTCGCAGGAGTCGCCGGTCAAGTACAGCGACTTCGACGCGGCGATCGACACCGCCACCGCGCGCAAGCTCGGCCTCAAGCCGGGCCAGGCCTTGCGCGGCACGGTGGAATTGGTCGCGCAGCCGGCGGCGCTGACGGTGCCCAACATCGCGCTGGTGCAGGACGGCGCCGGCTACGTCGTCTACACCGAAGAGGACGGCAAGCAGGTCCGGCGCAAGGTCGAACTGGGACAACGCGGCCCGGTGCGCAGCGAACTGAAAAGCGGTGTCGCGGCTGGCGCGCGCATCGTGCTGCTGCCGCCGGCAGCGACGGAGAAATCATGA
- a CDS encoding ABC transporter permease: MNLALIREAVTELQRRKLRTGLTLLGMVFGVAAIVAMLAVGEGSKREALRLVAELGLDNVLIESKAIDPEQLKDIRARSLGLSAADGAAALSVVPGAVSVSMKKEIKVDQLVLGQRVVPARAYAVSPAYAEHGGLRLATGRWLTPADGATLAPVCVLGARLARTLFGNESALGRHLKLNHVWLEVVGVLGDRAQSKSDFEGVKLGLDDERLFVAWETGRARFNFKRIEDEVDGISVRLDGKVAPDQAARVLQALIVRRHGGADDTNLIVPMGLYRQNQQTQRIFAIVMSSIAAVSLLVGGIGIMNIMLANVLERRREVGLKRALGARRRDVVEQFLAEALVIAVSGALLGVVLGAVAAYSIAALAGWSVAWSPFSLIAAVLLCVAVGLAFGVFPARQAAALDPIAALRSDG, from the coding sequence ATGAACCTGGCATTGATACGTGAAGCGGTTACCGAGCTGCAGCGCCGCAAGCTGCGCACCGGACTGACCTTGCTGGGCATGGTGTTCGGCGTGGCGGCCATCGTCGCCATGCTGGCCGTGGGCGAGGGCAGCAAGCGCGAGGCGCTGCGCCTGGTGGCCGAGCTGGGACTGGACAACGTGCTCATCGAAAGCAAAGCCATCGATCCCGAGCAGCTCAAGGATATCCGCGCCCGCTCGCTGGGACTGTCGGCCGCCGACGGCGCGGCGGCCTTGTCGGTCGTGCCCGGTGCGGTGTCGGTGTCGATGAAAAAGGAAATCAAGGTCGACCAGCTGGTGCTGGGCCAGCGCGTGGTGCCGGCGCGCGCCTACGCCGTCTCGCCGGCCTACGCCGAGCATGGCGGCCTGCGCCTGGCCACCGGCCGCTGGCTGACGCCGGCCGACGGCGCCACCTTGGCGCCGGTGTGCGTGCTCGGCGCCCGTCTGGCGCGCACCTTGTTCGGCAATGAATCGGCGCTGGGCCGCCACCTCAAGCTCAACCACGTGTGGCTGGAGGTGGTGGGCGTGCTGGGGGACCGCGCGCAAAGCAAGTCCGACTTCGAAGGCGTCAAGCTGGGGCTCGACGACGAGCGCCTGTTCGTGGCCTGGGAGACGGGCAGGGCGCGCTTCAACTTCAAGCGCATCGAGGACGAGGTCGACGGCATCAGCGTGCGGCTCGACGGCAAGGTCGCGCCGGACCAGGCCGCGCGCGTGTTGCAGGCGCTGATCGTTCGCCGACACGGCGGCGCCGACGACACCAACCTGATCGTGCCGATGGGGCTGTATCGCCAGAATCAGCAAACGCAGCGGATCTTCGCCATCGTCATGAGTTCGATCGCGGCGGTATCGTTGCTGGTCGGCGGCATCGGCATCATGAACATCATGCTGGCCAACGTGCTGGAGCGCCGCCGCGAGGTGGGCCTGAAGCGGGCGCTGGGTGCGCGCCGGCGCGACGTGGTCGAGCAGTTCCTGGCCGAGGCGCTGGTGATCGCCGTCAGCGGCGCATTGCTGGGCGTGGTGCTGGGCGCGGTGGCGGCCTACAGCATCGCCGCCCTGGCTGGCTGGTCGGTGGCATGGTCGCCGTTCAGCCTCATCGCGGCGGTGCTGCTGTGCGTGGCGGTGGGGCTAGCCTTCGGCGTGTTCCCCGCGCGCCAGGCGGCAGCGCTGGACCCGATCGCCGCGCTGCGCAGCGATGGATAA
- a CDS encoding DUF308 domain-containing protein, whose product MSQQITTAVEQENWLQRYYYVRAVFSALWLIAAITIGKNSAAASALLLIGYPAWDALANFIDSKRSGGLARNRTQMINVLVSLAVALAIAVSLPDMHRVLVVFGAWAIGSGLLQLGTALRRWKTHGAQWAMILSGAQSALAGAFFISQAQLPAEPSIATVAGYAGFGAFYFLVSALSLSVAARRRQRG is encoded by the coding sequence ATGTCCCAACAAATCACCACCGCAGTCGAGCAGGAAAACTGGCTTCAACGCTATTACTATGTCCGCGCGGTTTTTTCGGCGCTATGGCTGATCGCGGCGATAACGATCGGCAAAAATTCGGCCGCCGCCAGCGCGCTGCTGCTGATCGGCTACCCGGCCTGGGACGCCTTGGCCAACTTCATCGACAGCAAGCGCAGCGGCGGGCTGGCACGCAACCGCACCCAGATGATCAACGTCCTCGTCAGCCTTGCCGTCGCGTTGGCGATCGCGGTCAGCCTGCCCGACATGCACCGGGTATTGGTTGTGTTCGGCGCTTGGGCCATCGGGTCAGGATTGCTCCAGCTCGGCACCGCGCTGCGGCGTTGGAAAACCCACGGCGCGCAATGGGCGATGATACTGAGCGGCGCGCAATCGGCGCTTGCCGGCGCGTTCTTTATCTCGCAGGCGCAACTGCCGGCGGAGCCATCGATCGCCACCGTCGCCGGCTACGCGGGTTTCGGCGCGTTCTATTTCCTGGTCTCGGCGCTGTCGCTCAGCGTTGCCGCGCGGCGCCGCCAGCGCGGATGA
- a CDS encoding TetR/AcrR family transcriptional regulator — translation MSKLSNTAEQIVACARGLIVAGGYNGFSYADIAEVVGIRKASIHHHFPNKVDLVKALVVQHRSATEEGLGHLQQAIADPVEQLRAYILHWAKCIEDLSAPFCVCALLAGELPILPEEVAIEVRAYFRFLSDWLASVLDRGMRQGTLHSAYTPQVEAEIFMATVHGAMLSARAYGNGVMFGTIASAQLDRYLSRP, via the coding sequence ATGAGTAAATTATCCAACACGGCTGAACAGATCGTCGCCTGCGCACGGGGCTTGATCGTCGCTGGCGGCTATAACGGCTTCAGCTACGCCGATATCGCCGAAGTGGTCGGTATCCGCAAGGCCAGCATCCACCATCATTTTCCCAACAAAGTGGATCTGGTCAAGGCGCTGGTGGTGCAACACCGCAGCGCCACCGAGGAAGGATTGGGCCATTTGCAGCAAGCCATTGCCGATCCGGTGGAGCAGTTGCGCGCGTACATCCTGCACTGGGCGAAATGCATCGAGGATCTGAGCGCACCGTTTTGCGTCTGCGCCCTGCTGGCCGGGGAGTTGCCAATCTTGCCGGAAGAGGTGGCGATCGAAGTGCGTGCCTACTTCCGGTTCCTGTCGGATTGGCTGGCCTCGGTGCTCGACCGGGGAATGCGGCAAGGGACGCTTCACTCGGCCTACACACCGCAGGTCGAGGCGGAGATCTTCATGGCCACGGTGCACGGCGCAATGCTGTCGGCGCGCGCGTATGGCAACGGCGTGATGTTCGGCACCATCGCCAGCGCCCAGTTGGACAGGTATTTATCACGACCGTAG
- a CDS encoding type II toxin-antitoxin system Phd/YefM family antitoxin: MTTAPTLTTFSAKDAKARFGQVLDEALGHPVGITRHDRLTAYIVSRKEFEKMVAHIQYLEDQLWLAKAEAARREGYASNERVSAFLSDFSEGNTNNEKSENDKSGNQILGQP; the protein is encoded by the coding sequence ATGACAACCGCCCCCACCCTGACCACATTTAGTGCGAAGGATGCAAAGGCACGTTTCGGCCAAGTACTTGATGAGGCGCTCGGCCACCCGGTCGGAATCACCCGGCACGACCGGCTCACGGCCTACATCGTTTCTCGAAAGGAGTTCGAGAAGATGGTGGCGCACATTCAATATCTTGAGGATCAGCTGTGGCTTGCCAAAGCTGAAGCCGCTCGCCGAGAGGGTTACGCGAGTAATGAGCGTGTTAGTGCATTCCTGAGTGATTTTTCAGAAGGAAACACTAATAATGAAAAGTCTGAAAATGACAAATCAGGCAACCAAATTCTTGGGCAGCCTTGA